One genomic segment of Salinigranum rubrum includes these proteins:
- a CDS encoding ArsR/SmtB family transcription factor, translating to MSRRDDVTRVRADPSDDAEGDPLADTEGGTVAEFTGPDLTPADVFSLLGNDTRLDILRALLELGAGEEPVSFTDLFERVDVADSANFSYHLQRLTGHFVKQTDDGYRFRHPGRKVISAIFAGTLTDRAQLGFFAVEGRCYDCGGALHGWYVDDTLTVGCTDCAAIQVSYPFPSGGLDDRTTEEVMDAFHHYVRHHYCLAADGVCPECTGETETAVARAGDDTDLDVAVRYTCRRCGYRLRSPVGVALLDDADVLTFHAEHGVDLGTERFWTFDWCVSDERTTVLSADPLRVRVDIPCGDDELRVVVDDELSTVDATVANRLGQ from the coding sequence ATGAGTCGGCGAGACGACGTGACCCGTGTGCGAGCCGACCCGTCCGACGACGCCGAGGGCGACCCGCTCGCGGACACGGAGGGCGGGACCGTTGCCGAGTTCACCGGGCCGGATCTGACACCTGCGGACGTGTTCTCCCTCCTCGGGAACGACACGCGCCTCGACATCCTCCGGGCGCTCCTGGAACTGGGCGCGGGGGAGGAACCGGTCAGCTTCACCGACCTCTTCGAGCGGGTCGACGTGGCCGACAGCGCGAACTTCAGCTACCACCTCCAGCGGCTGACCGGCCACTTCGTCAAACAGACCGACGACGGCTATCGGTTCCGTCACCCCGGGCGGAAGGTCATCAGCGCCATCTTCGCCGGCACGCTCACCGACCGCGCCCAACTCGGGTTCTTCGCCGTCGAGGGACGGTGTTACGACTGCGGCGGCGCGCTCCACGGCTGGTACGTCGACGACACGCTCACCGTCGGCTGTACCGACTGTGCGGCGATTCAGGTGAGCTACCCCTTCCCGTCGGGCGGGCTCGACGACCGGACGACCGAGGAGGTGATGGACGCGTTCCACCACTACGTGCGTCACCACTACTGTCTGGCCGCCGACGGCGTCTGCCCGGAGTGTACTGGTGAAACCGAGACGGCCGTCGCCCGGGCGGGAGACGACACCGACCTCGACGTCGCCGTCCGATACACCTGCCGCCGCTGTGGCTACCGTCTCCGGTCGCCGGTCGGCGTCGCGCTCCTCGACGACGCCGACGTGCTCACGTTCCACGCGGAACACGGCGTCGACCTGGGCACGGAGCGGTTCTGGACGTTCGACTGGTGCGTCAGCGACGAGCGAACGACCGTGCTCTCGGCCGACCCGCTTCGCGTCCGTGTCGACATCCCCTGCGGCGACGACGAACTCCGCGTCGTCGTCGACGACGAGTTGTCGACTGTCGACGCGACCGTCGCGAACCGCCTCGGTCAGTAA
- a CDS encoding DHH family phosphoesterase produces MDWITHEEDVWFDFRGERPDQLTAGRFYRGTVDGFAEFGVFVDLSPSVTGLLHRSELDRRLESLDWDRGDTVFVQVKNIRDNGNVDLGWSIRQSESEFRGARIDDPDGDPEGEPLEVEERESSKPVKTRPKGNAENESSNDDDSDLTATDGDAANGRVAEADDGARDEGGHEPEPEPEPEAAASGDEDEPVDADAFPRVAIGDLDDRVGDDVSVEGFVVDVYQTSGPTVFEVRDETGTVECAAFVEAGVRAYPEVEDGDAVRLAGEVELRRGELQIETEALDVLDDEEAAAVQGRLDDAMTSRARPDSVEPLAEHAALEALVDEVADAAEAIRRAVFDARPIVVRHAATADGYVAGAAIERAVLPLIREEYSTSDAEYHYFTRRPLDEPMYGMDAATNDVTRMLQGQDRHDEKLPLVLLVGTGSTVESTDGLGLLGVYGARRVVLDAATADEEVADVSEVLVDGGESGELSTGALAANVAAAVNAEVRDDLLHLPAVSYWEQTPTAYVEAAAEAGYDADRVREMREAVALEAYYQSYQDKRELITDLLFEDGGGLAGHVSEQFRIKLDAEVDTAEANLETREAGGAHFAVLDTDSYTHRFDFPPTTLLLDEIHRRNRVDDAPFVTVGVGTDELHIRSTAPVDIRAVAAAARETVPGAGVTAFGIRDGRIEFLSGMREDVLNAVVAAIAEQI; encoded by the coding sequence ATGGATTGGATCACCCACGAAGAAGACGTCTGGTTCGATTTCAGAGGAGAGCGCCCCGACCAACTGACTGCCGGTCGTTTCTACCGCGGCACCGTCGACGGGTTCGCCGAGTTCGGCGTCTTCGTCGACCTCTCGCCGAGCGTGACCGGCCTCCTGCACCGAAGCGAACTCGACCGCCGTCTCGAAAGCCTCGACTGGGACCGCGGCGACACCGTGTTCGTCCAGGTGAAGAACATCCGCGACAACGGCAACGTCGACCTCGGCTGGTCCATTCGCCAGTCCGAGAGCGAGTTCCGCGGCGCCCGCATCGACGACCCCGACGGTGACCCCGAAGGCGAACCGCTCGAGGTCGAAGAGCGCGAGTCCTCGAAACCCGTGAAGACGCGCCCGAAAGGAAACGCCGAGAACGAGTCGTCGAACGACGACGACTCCGACCTGACCGCCACGGACGGTGACGCGGCGAACGGTCGTGTCGCCGAGGCCGACGACGGCGCTAGAGACGAGGGTGGACACGAGCCCGAACCTGAACCTGAACCCGAGGCTGCGGCCTCGGGAGACGAGGACGAACCGGTCGACGCGGACGCGTTCCCGCGCGTGGCGATCGGTGACCTCGACGACCGCGTCGGCGACGACGTGAGCGTCGAGGGGTTCGTCGTCGACGTCTACCAGACGTCCGGTCCCACGGTGTTCGAGGTGCGCGACGAGACCGGGACCGTCGAGTGCGCCGCCTTCGTCGAAGCGGGCGTCCGCGCGTACCCCGAGGTCGAAGACGGTGACGCCGTCCGCCTGGCCGGCGAGGTCGAACTCCGTCGCGGCGAACTTCAGATCGAGACCGAGGCGCTCGACGTGCTCGACGACGAGGAGGCCGCTGCGGTCCAGGGTCGACTCGACGACGCGATGACCTCGCGCGCCCGCCCCGACTCGGTCGAACCGCTCGCCGAACACGCCGCGCTCGAGGCGCTCGTCGACGAGGTGGCGGACGCCGCCGAAGCCATCCGCCGGGCGGTGTTCGACGCCCGCCCCATCGTCGTTCGCCACGCCGCGACGGCCGACGGCTACGTCGCCGGCGCGGCCATCGAGCGGGCAGTCCTCCCGCTCATCCGCGAGGAGTACTCGACGTCCGACGCCGAGTACCACTACTTCACCCGCCGTCCGCTCGACGAGCCGATGTACGGGATGGACGCCGCGACGAACGACGTGACGCGGATGCTCCAGGGACAGGACCGCCACGACGAGAAGCTCCCGCTCGTCCTCCTCGTGGGGACGGGCTCGACGGTGGAGTCGACCGACGGCCTCGGTCTCCTCGGCGTCTACGGCGCTCGCCGGGTCGTCCTCGACGCGGCCACCGCCGACGAGGAAGTCGCCGACGTGAGTGAGGTGCTCGTCGACGGGGGCGAGTCGGGAGAGCTCTCGACCGGCGCGCTCGCCGCGAACGTCGCCGCCGCGGTCAACGCCGAGGTCCGCGACGACCTGCTGCACCTCCCGGCCGTCAGCTACTGGGAGCAGACGCCGACGGCGTACGTCGAGGCCGCCGCCGAGGCGGGCTACGACGCCGACCGCGTCCGCGAGATGCGCGAGGCCGTCGCGCTCGAAGCGTACTACCAGTCGTATCAGGACAAGCGCGAACTCATCACCGACCTCCTGTTCGAGGACGGCGGTGGGCTCGCGGGGCACGTCTCCGAACAGTTCCGCATCAAGCTCGACGCCGAGGTCGACACCGCGGAGGCGAACCTCGAAACGCGCGAGGCGGGCGGCGCTCACTTCGCGGTGCTGGACACCGACTCGTACACCCACCGCTTCGACTTCCCGCCGACGACGCTCCTCTTGGACGAGATCCACCGTCGGAACCGGGTCGACGACGCCCCGTTCGTGACCGTCGGCGTCGGCACCGACGAACTCCACATCCGGAGCACGGCGCCCGTCGACATCCGCGCCGTGGCGGCCGCGGCACGCGAGACCGTCCCCGGCGCCGGCGTCACCGCCTTCGGCATCCGCGACGGTCGCATCGAGTTCCTCTCGGGGATGCGCGAGGACGTGCTCAACGCCGTCGTCGCCGCCATCGCCGAGCAGATCTGA
- a CDS encoding YIP1 family protein, translated as MTTWVETPGEGRERGPVGIGRAWVDVLVRPRGFFRNGVVPGDQAPGLVFAVVVAFAFVATRFLLVPGSVPAIQGGPVLSATLALLAVCLLIAPATLHLTAAIQTLLLMALVTDRAGVSETVQTVAYATAPCALAGIPVPELRALCAAYGAFLLAVGLSEVHDTSLVRAAVAAAVPGALVFGYAFGGFGAVVSVARAWALI; from the coding sequence GTGACTACGTGGGTCGAAACGCCCGGCGAGGGCCGCGAGCGGGGGCCGGTCGGCATCGGTCGGGCGTGGGTCGATGTCCTCGTCCGTCCGCGCGGGTTCTTCCGCAACGGGGTGGTCCCCGGCGACCAGGCGCCGGGACTGGTCTTCGCCGTCGTCGTCGCCTTCGCCTTCGTCGCCACGCGTTTCCTCCTCGTGCCCGGTTCGGTCCCTGCCATCCAGGGCGGGCCGGTGCTCTCGGCGACGCTCGCGCTGCTGGCGGTCTGTCTGCTCATCGCGCCCGCGACGCTGCATCTCACCGCGGCGATTCAGACGCTCCTCCTCATGGCGCTCGTGACGGACAGGGCGGGGGTGAGCGAGACGGTCCAGACCGTCGCGTACGCGACCGCACCCTGTGCGCTCGCCGGGATTCCAGTTCCCGAGCTTCGTGCCCTGTGTGCGGCCTACGGGGCGTTCCTCCTCGCCGTCGGCCTGTCGGAGGTCCACGACACCTCGCTCGTGAGAGCGGCCGTCGCCGCGGCCGTCCCGGGGGCACTCGTGTTCGGCTACGCGTTCGGCGGCTTCGGCGCCGTCGTCTCCGTCGCGCGGGCGTGGGCGCTGATTTGA
- a CDS encoding MFS transporter — MTWRGVGVVSGWQVTASLCFYAIFAATAFVRESFGVSRTLVGVSLTATLAGYTAFLFLTGAAVDGYGERPVMVAGLAALAAGMVGVSLAPSFPLLLLALAVVGCAYATAMPSTNRAVLVVAPEGRRNLAMNVKQVGVTVGSGLGALLVTTAAGTRYGWRVGFGVAAVLAVCVAVVFALTYRGREGSGVLAPPDVRGLAGLDGYRPLVAAGFFFGAAVFTTTGYVVLHLTESVGAAAAFGGLVLASVQVTGSVGRLVGGSVADWLSGGDARSSAQVLVAQALCAVVAFGGVVAAGSPSAAGVAFAVLGLFILGFPGVYYACLTALVPDDQVGAATAGGQTALNLGGLATPPVFGYLADTLSYDAGWTLLAGCTLVAGALLVGLARDKHA; from the coding sequence GTGACGTGGCGAGGTGTCGGCGTCGTGAGCGGCTGGCAGGTAACGGCGAGTCTCTGTTTCTACGCCATCTTCGCGGCGACGGCCTTCGTCAGGGAGAGCTTCGGCGTCTCGCGCACGCTCGTCGGCGTCTCGCTCACGGCGACGCTGGCCGGCTACACCGCTTTTCTCTTTCTCACCGGTGCAGCCGTCGACGGCTACGGCGAGCGACCGGTGATGGTCGCCGGACTCGCCGCACTGGCCGCGGGGATGGTCGGAGTCTCGCTCGCGCCCTCCTTTCCGCTCTTGCTCCTCGCGCTGGCCGTCGTCGGCTGTGCGTACGCGACGGCGATGCCGTCGACGAACCGAGCCGTGCTGGTCGTCGCCCCCGAGGGCCGGAGAAATCTGGCGATGAACGTCAAACAGGTCGGCGTCACCGTCGGCAGCGGCCTCGGCGCGCTCCTCGTCACCACGGCCGCCGGAACCCGGTACGGCTGGCGGGTCGGCTTCGGCGTCGCGGCCGTCCTCGCCGTGTGTGTCGCCGTCGTCTTCGCGCTCACCTACCGGGGCCGGGAGGGGTCGGGCGTGCTGGCCCCGCCGGACGTTCGCGGCCTCGCCGGACTCGACGGCTACCGCCCGCTCGTCGCCGCCGGCTTCTTCTTCGGCGCGGCGGTGTTCACGACGACGGGCTACGTCGTCCTCCACCTCACCGAGTCGGTCGGGGCGGCCGCCGCGTTCGGCGGACTGGTGCTCGCGTCGGTGCAGGTGACGGGGAGCGTCGGCCGGCTCGTCGGGGGCAGTGTCGCGGACTGGCTCTCGGGCGGCGACGCGCGTTCGTCGGCGCAGGTACTCGTCGCTCAGGCGCTCTGTGCCGTCGTCGCCTTCGGCGGTGTCGTCGCGGCCGGCTCCCCTTCGGCCGCCGGTGTCGCCTTCGCCGTGCTGGGGCTGTTCATCCTCGGCTTTCCCGGCGTCTACTACGCGTGTCTCACCGCGCTCGTCCCCGACGACCAGGTCGGCGCGGCCACCGCGGGCGGACAGACGGCCCTCAACCTCGGCGGACTCGCCACGCCGCCCGTCTTCGGCTACCTCGCCGACACCCTCTCGTACGACGCGGGCTGGACGCTCCTCGCCGGATGTACCCTCGTCGCCGGTGCCTTACTCGTCGGCCTCGCCCGCGACAAACACGCGTGA
- a CDS encoding XapX domain-containing protein, protein MRGTDVNGQVLLALVTGIVAGAIFAALEVPIPAPPNVAGVVGIVGLYLGFRGVEALGYSVDMLAVFRALF, encoded by the coding sequence GTGCGGGGGACTGACGTGAACGGACAGGTCCTCCTGGCGCTCGTGACGGGCATCGTCGCCGGTGCGATCTTCGCCGCGCTCGAAGTGCCCATCCCCGCGCCGCCGAACGTCGCCGGTGTCGTGGGTATCGTCGGTCTCTACCTCGGTTTCAGGGGTGTCGAGGCGCTGGGGTACTCCGTCGACATGCTCGCGGTGTTCCGCGCGCTGTTCTGA
- a CDS encoding helix-turn-helix transcriptional regulator, translating to MTGADPKILDELLQNTLELQALDLREEPSEDRLSTDDLLDVLRHRDLFEALLVTPLDRRDLEDSLEVSRATSHRFTRWLEQKEYAERVDGTYHLTGEGEIVAEAVVQFERKIRTANRLSPLLDAICEDHREFVVEPFESATVTVATPAEPYAPVTRFLTLLRDCERFRGFNTTHMVPPGLADVYGDPFADCEVELIYLPDVVDTLEKSDDGFRRALDGEHLKLRTRDALPYGLALFDDRVGIGGYDEETGTMRVFVDTDTAIARAWAERVYDTFRADSTPLEAE from the coding sequence ATGACCGGCGCAGACCCGAAAATACTCGACGAACTCCTGCAGAACACGCTGGAACTCCAGGCGCTCGACCTCCGCGAGGAACCCTCGGAGGACCGCCTCTCGACCGACGACCTGCTGGACGTGCTCCGCCACCGCGACCTGTTCGAAGCGCTCCTCGTGACGCCGCTCGACCGCCGCGACCTGGAGGACTCGCTGGAGGTTTCCCGCGCGACGAGCCACCGCTTCACCCGCTGGCTCGAACAGAAGGAGTACGCCGAACGGGTCGACGGGACCTATCACCTCACCGGCGAAGGGGAAATCGTCGCCGAGGCCGTGGTCCAGTTCGAGCGCAAGATACGGACCGCCAACCGGCTCTCGCCGCTTCTCGACGCTATCTGCGAGGACCACCGCGAGTTCGTCGTCGAACCGTTCGAGAGCGCCACCGTCACCGTCGCGACGCCGGCGGAACCGTACGCGCCCGTGACGCGTTTCCTCACGCTCCTGCGCGACTGTGAGCGGTTCCGCGGCTTCAACACCACCCACATGGTCCCGCCGGGGCTGGCCGACGTCTACGGCGACCCGTTCGCCGACTGCGAGGTGGAACTCATCTACCTCCCGGACGTGGTGGACACCCTGGAGAAGAGCGACGACGGCTTCCGGCGGGCGCTCGACGGGGAGCACCTGAAACTGCGGACACGCGACGCGCTCCCGTACGGACTGGCGCTGTTCGACGACCGCGTCGGCATCGGCGGCTACGACGAGGAGACCGGCACGATGCGGGTGTTCGTCGACACGGACACGGCCATCGCGCGGGCGTGGGCCGAGCGCGTTTACGACACCTTCAGAGCGGACTCGACGCCGCTCGAAGCGGAGTGA
- a CDS encoding COG1361 S-layer family protein gives MAPTRSLLAVVFALLVVLSAVPLAAAAENQVIGRPDLSLSVPDNRVVPGEATTIQVLVVNDGVLVRGGPERFTTRVTTARATTLDIGDVPGLDIETESVAVGQIPEGVVGPVDIDVTVPEGVPPGRYELPVTVSYTYTGVVTYDEEAPNDNPRFNDRSVTRRLSVPVVVEERARFRVVDVETGVQIGDNGTMAVAVTNVGTELARESSVQLTSANGDLSFGGVATAESFVGSWRPGETKTATFPVNLVDDAELRDYTLTGAVTYTDTDGIARTSNELRTSVRPLAEQSFSLSDVSSTLRVNYEGRVEGTVTNDGPASISDAVVVFEPTSANFDAGETEFAIPDLAAGDSAEFSFDVEVSSAADPGSRQLSFAVQYENEDGDVRTSDPLTARIDVAPERDPFTVEASESTLGAGDSGRLTLTVTNAEEETLSDISAKLFVDDPISSSDDEAFIDSLEPGESAEVTFQISTGGSTFAKDYPVSVDFEYDREDGTTQVSDSFRLPVTVEESSGGGLPFGLIVGVGAVVLLSAAVVVVRRR, from the coding sequence ATGGCTCCCACACGCTCACTCCTCGCCGTCGTCTTCGCCCTCCTCGTCGTCCTCTCGGCCGTCCCGCTCGCGGCCGCCGCGGAGAATCAGGTCATCGGCCGGCCCGACCTCTCGCTGTCGGTGCCGGACAACCGGGTGGTCCCCGGCGAGGCGACGACCATCCAAGTGCTCGTCGTCAACGACGGCGTCCTGGTCCGTGGCGGCCCCGAGCGGTTCACGACGCGGGTCACGACCGCCCGGGCGACGACGCTCGACATCGGCGACGTGCCGGGACTCGACATCGAGACGGAGAGCGTCGCCGTCGGGCAGATTCCCGAGGGCGTCGTCGGCCCCGTCGACATCGACGTCACCGTCCCGGAGGGCGTTCCGCCGGGGCGATACGAACTCCCGGTGACCGTCTCCTACACGTACACCGGGGTGGTGACGTACGACGAGGAGGCGCCGAACGACAACCCGCGGTTCAACGACCGTTCCGTGACACGTCGGCTCTCCGTTCCGGTCGTCGTCGAGGAACGGGCGCGGTTCCGCGTCGTCGACGTCGAAACCGGCGTCCAGATCGGTGACAACGGGACCATGGCCGTCGCGGTGACGAACGTGGGGACCGAACTCGCCCGCGAGTCGAGCGTCCAACTCACCTCGGCCAACGGCGACCTCAGCTTCGGCGGGGTCGCCACCGCGGAGAGCTTCGTCGGGTCGTGGCGCCCCGGCGAGACGAAGACGGCGACCTTCCCCGTCAATCTCGTCGACGACGCCGAACTCCGCGACTACACGCTCACCGGGGCGGTGACGTACACCGACACCGACGGCATCGCCCGGACGTCGAACGAACTCCGGACGAGCGTCCGTCCCCTCGCCGAGCAGTCCTTTTCGCTCTCGGACGTCTCCTCGACCCTGCGTGTCAACTACGAGGGCCGCGTCGAGGGAACGGTGACGAACGACGGCCCCGCGTCGATTTCCGACGCCGTCGTCGTCTTCGAGCCGACGAGCGCCAACTTCGACGCGGGCGAGACGGAGTTCGCCATCCCCGACCTCGCCGCCGGCGACTCGGCCGAGTTCTCGTTCGACGTCGAGGTGTCGAGCGCCGCCGACCCCGGGTCGCGACAGCTGTCGTTCGCGGTCCAGTACGAGAACGAGGACGGCGACGTCCGCACGAGCGACCCGCTCACCGCCCGCATCGACGTCGCCCCCGAGCGCGACCCGTTCACCGTCGAGGCGAGCGAGTCGACGCTCGGCGCCGGCGACTCCGGCCGACTGACCCTCACGGTGACGAACGCCGAGGAGGAGACCCTCTCGGACATCTCCGCGAAACTGTTCGTCGACGACCCCATCTCCTCCAGCGACGACGAGGCGTTCATCGACTCGCTCGAACCCGGCGAGTCGGCGGAGGTCACCTTCCAGATCAGCACCGGTGGCTCGACGTTCGCCAAGGACTACCCGGTCTCGGTCGACTTCGAGTACGACCGCGAGGACGGCACGACCCAGGTCTCGGACTCGTTCAGACTGCCCGTAACGGTCGAGGAGTCGTCGGGCGGGGGCCTCCCGTTCGGTCTCATCGTCGGCGTCGGTGCCGTCGTCCTCCTCAGTGCCGCCGTGGTCGTCGTCCGCCGGAGGTAA
- the sod gene encoding superoxide dismutase yields the protein MSYELDPLPYEYDALEGSISEQVLTWHHDTHHQGYVNGWNSAEETLAENRENGDFSSSAGAIRSVTHNGCGHILHDLFWQCMSPEGGSEPSGALADRIEEDFGSYEAWKGEFEAAAGAASGWALLVYDSFSNQLRNVVVDKHDQGALWGSHPILALDVWEHSYYYDYGPKRGDFVSAFFDVVDWNEPTARYEQAVDLFE from the coding sequence ATGAGCTACGAACTCGACCCATTACCGTACGAGTACGACGCGCTGGAAGGGAGCATTTCCGAGCAGGTGCTGACGTGGCACCACGACACCCACCACCAGGGCTACGTCAACGGGTGGAACTCCGCGGAGGAGACCCTCGCCGAGAACCGCGAGAACGGGGATTTCTCCTCGTCGGCGGGCGCGATCCGCAGCGTCACCCACAACGGCTGTGGACACATCCTCCACGACCTGTTCTGGCAGTGCATGTCGCCCGAGGGCGGCTCCGAGCCTTCGGGCGCGCTGGCCGACCGCATCGAAGAGGACTTCGGTTCGTACGAGGCGTGGAAGGGCGAGTTCGAGGCCGCTGCGGGAGCGGCCAGCGGCTGGGCGCTGTTGGTGTACGACTCGTTCTCGAACCAACTGCGCAACGTCGTGGTCGACAAGCACGACCAGGGCGCGCTGTGGGGCTCGCACCCGATTCTCGCACTCGACGTGTGGGAACACTCGTACTACTACGACTACGGCCCCAAGCGCGGCGACTTCGTCTCGGCGTTCTTCGACGTCGTCGACTGGAACGAACCCACCGCCCGCTACGAACAAGCCGTCGACCTCTTCGAGTAA
- a CDS encoding NADPH-dependent FMN reductase gives MTHVLALCGSLRDESATRVALSVALEEAASAGASTELLDLREFDLPPLDADFDAEEQGDGRRLLAAVDDADALLLGTPVYHGSYSGVLKNALDYCGFDEFEGKTVGLLGVAGGSFPVTALDHLRSVCRALNCWVLPHQAAVPRAYNHVVHEEDGGHLTDETLDERVRVLGRRVVEYATIEPDPATFEAGENVGAGD, from the coding sequence ATGACACACGTACTCGCTCTCTGTGGAAGCCTCCGCGACGAGAGCGCGACCCGGGTCGCGCTCTCCGTGGCGCTCGAAGAGGCGGCGTCGGCGGGCGCGTCGACGGAACTCCTCGACCTCCGTGAGTTCGACCTGCCGCCGCTCGACGCCGACTTCGACGCCGAGGAACAGGGCGACGGGCGACGCCTGCTCGCCGCGGTCGACGACGCCGACGCGCTCCTCCTCGGCACGCCGGTGTACCACGGCTCGTACTCGGGCGTGCTGAAGAACGCGCTCGACTACTGCGGGTTCGACGAGTTCGAGGGGAAGACGGTCGGACTCCTGGGAGTGGCCGGGGGGTCGTTCCCCGTCACCGCGCTCGACCACCTCCGCTCGGTCTGCCGCGCGCTCAACTGCTGGGTGCTCCCGCACCAGGCGGCGGTTCCCCGAGCGTACAACCACGTGGTGCACGAGGAAGATGGAGGCCATCTCACCGACGAGACGCTCGACGAGCGGGTCCGCGTCCTCGGCCGTCGCGTGGTCGAGTACGCGACCATCGAACCCGACCCGGCGACGTTCGAGGCGGGCGAGAACGTCGGTGCGGGGGACTGA
- a CDS encoding DJ-1/PfpI family protein: MTRTSASGDAVDVEVVLYDGFDELDGVGPYEVFETAGAFVAEGDGGIRVRTVTLDGREWVTASHGLRIGVDGTLGTPDLLVVPGGGWNAGDDRPGARREAERGAIPEAIRGLADEGVTVAAVCTGGMLLAEAGILDGRPAVTHASALDDLRATDADVVDARVVDDGDVLTAGGITSGLDLALHLVRRYCGTDVAERVATELEYDADPSRVFVAGEADE, encoded by the coding sequence ATGACACGAACGTCAGCGTCAGGCGACGCGGTCGACGTCGAGGTGGTGCTTTACGACGGGTTCGACGAACTCGACGGGGTGGGGCCGTACGAGGTGTTCGAGACGGCCGGGGCGTTCGTCGCGGAGGGCGACGGCGGAATCAGGGTCCGGACGGTGACGCTCGACGGGCGGGAGTGGGTGACTGCGAGTCACGGGCTCCGTATCGGCGTCGACGGGACCCTCGGCACGCCCGACCTGCTCGTCGTCCCCGGCGGCGGGTGGAACGCCGGGGACGACCGCCCCGGTGCGCGTCGCGAGGCCGAACGGGGAGCGATCCCCGAGGCGATTCGTGGCCTCGCCGACGAGGGCGTGACCGTCGCGGCCGTCTGCACGGGAGGGATGCTCCTCGCCGAGGCCGGTATCCTCGACGGGCGACCGGCCGTCACGCACGCGAGCGCGCTCGACGACCTCCGGGCCACCGACGCTGACGTGGTCGACGCGCGCGTCGTCGACGACGGCGACGTGCTCACCGCCGGCGGCATCACCTCGGGGCTGGACCTCGCGCTGCATCTGGTACGGCGGTACTGTGGGACCGACGTCGCCGAGCGCGTCGCAACGGAGTTGGAGTACGACGCGGACCCCTCACGCGTGTTTGTCGCGGGCGAGGCCGACGAGTAA
- a CDS encoding thymidine kinase yields the protein MHAITKSGWVEVVTGSMFSGKTEELLRRLRRAEIAGQEVAVFSPAVDDRYGKTTVGSHDGRTWEATVVGNDGGGEDDSGDEGESAIEDESGDDAGDGSDGAWAIYDHLAARDENVNVVAVDEGNFFGPELVDVAESLADDGYRVVVCGLDTTFRGEPFEPMPHLMAVAEYVEKLRAICSVCGEPATRTQRLVDGEPAHVDDPTVLVGAEESYEARCRNCHTLRRA from the coding sequence ATGCACGCCATCACGAAGAGTGGGTGGGTCGAGGTGGTCACCGGGTCGATGTTCTCCGGGAAGACCGAGGAGTTGCTGCGGCGGTTGCGCCGGGCGGAGATTGCGGGTCAGGAGGTGGCCGTCTTCAGCCCCGCCGTCGACGACCGTTACGGGAAGACCACCGTCGGGTCGCACGACGGCCGGACGTGGGAGGCGACGGTAGTCGGGAACGACGGCGGAGGCGAGGACGACAGCGGAGACGAGGGTGAAAGCGCAATCGAGGACGAGAGCGGTGACGACGCCGGCGACGGCAGCGACGGCGCCTGGGCCATCTACGACCACCTCGCGGCCCGGGACGAGAACGTCAACGTCGTCGCCGTCGACGAGGGCAACTTCTTCGGTCCGGAACTGGTCGACGTCGCCGAGTCGCTGGCGGACGACGGCTACCGCGTCGTCGTCTGCGGACTCGACACGACGTTCCGAGGAGAGCCGTTCGAGCCGATGCCGCACCTGATGGCCGTCGCGGAGTACGTCGAGAAACTGCGGGCGATCTGTTCTGTCTGTGGCGAACCGGCCACGCGGACCCAACGGCTCGTCGACGGCGAGCCCGCACACGTCGACGACCCGACGGTGCTCGTCGGCGCCGAGGAGTCGTACGAGGCGCGATGTCGGAACTGTCATACGCTCCGGCGCGCCTAG